From a single Metopolophium dirhodum isolate CAU chromosome 6, ASM1992520v1, whole genome shotgun sequence genomic region:
- the LOC132946287 gene encoding synaptobrevin-1-like codes for MADNKGQSTKKPTDSQKKLQESQAQVDEVVGIMRVNVEKVLERDQKLSELDNRADVLQQGASQFEQHATKLKRKMWWKNLKMMILLGVIVAVLLILIVGSFFGSN; via the exons ATGGCTGATAACAAAGGACAGAGCACAAAAAAGCCGACCGACTCCCAAAAGAAACTCCAAGAGTCTCAAGCTCAGGTTGATGAG gTCGTTGGAATTATGAGAGTCAACGTTGAAAAGGTATTAGAACGAGATCAAAAATTATCAGAGTTAGATAATCGTGCAG ATGTTTTGCAACAAGGTGCATCTCAATTTGAGCAACATGCTACAAAACTTAAAAGGAAGATGTGGTGGAAAAATTTAAAG atGATGATTCTATTGGGAGTTATTGTAGCAGTACTTTTGATTCTTATTGTCG gGTCATTCTTTGGTTCCAATTAA